A window of Rhodobacteraceae bacterium LMO-JJ12 contains these coding sequences:
- a CDS encoding HpcH/HpaI aldolase/citrate lyase family protein, translating to MPAPINRFKQALNEDKVQIGCWAAFADGYAAEIMGTTGFDWLVIDGEHAPNDLQTISAQIHALKHTETEAVVRLPIGNEWLIKQVLDAGCQTVLVPLVETAEQAAHLARAMRYPPDGIRGMGGAGARATGFSGIPDYVTTANEQVCLLVQVETAKGMENLDGILNVEGVDGVFIGPADLSADMGHPGNPTHPDVVEAIRTGLGKIAASDKSAGILAFKDEVAQDYLKWGAQFLAVGMDVVLLVNTARALSSKWHDRLKD from the coding sequence ATGCCCGCCCCCATCAACCGCTTCAAACAGGCCTTGAACGAAGACAAGGTCCAGATCGGCTGCTGGGCCGCTTTCGCCGATGGCTACGCCGCCGAAATCATGGGTACCACAGGCTTTGACTGGTTGGTGATCGACGGCGAACACGCGCCCAACGATCTGCAAACCATCTCGGCGCAAATTCATGCCTTGAAACACACCGAAACCGAAGCCGTGGTGCGCCTGCCCATCGGCAATGAATGGCTGATCAAACAGGTGCTTGATGCGGGCTGTCAGACGGTCCTCGTCCCACTTGTCGAAACCGCCGAGCAAGCCGCGCATCTGGCCCGCGCCATGCGTTACCCACCCGATGGCATTCGCGGCATGGGTGGCGCTGGCGCGCGCGCCACCGGCTTCTCGGGCATCCCCGATTACGTTACCACCGCCAATGAACAGGTTTGCCTGCTTGTGCAGGTTGAAACCGCCAAGGGCATGGAAAACCTCGACGGAATCCTCAACGTTGAAGGCGTCGATGGAGTCTTTATCGGCCCCGCCGACCTTTCCGCCGACATGGGCCACCCCGGCAATCCCACGCACCCGGACGTGGTCGAGGCGATCCGCACAGGCCTTGGCAAAATCGCCGCCTCCGACAAATCCGCCGGCATCCTCGCCTTCAAAGATGAGGTCGCACAGGACTATCTCAAATGGGGCGCACAATTCCTTGCCGTGGGCATGGACGTTGTGCTTTTGGTCAACACCGCACGCGCGCTAAGCAGCAAGTGGCACGACCGCCTGAAAGATTAA
- a CDS encoding CoA transferase: MSAPLEGLKVVELARILAGPWAGQTLADLGADVIKVEAPQGDDTRQWGPPFVEREGDRTAAYFHSCNRGKGSITVDFREESDLERLRALIADADILIENFKVGGLKKYGLDFESLSALNPRLIYCSITGFGQTGPYAHRAGYDYIIQGMSGLMSITGEPDGQPQRVGVAVTDIFTGVYSVSGVLAALYQRERTGRGQQVDMALLDVAVSVTANQAMNYLTTGTPPGRTGNYHPNLTPYQVFDCADGHIIIATGNDAQYQRLCGLLGLAWMAEDVKFLKNADRVANRPEMIDLLMGETVKRTKAELLAGCEAEGIPAGPINDMAEVFADPQVQARGMQIELDGVPGVRAPFRFSEAELKLKRASPKLGQDDG; this comes from the coding sequence ATGTCGGCGCCACTTGAGGGTTTGAAGGTTGTTGAGTTGGCGCGGATTCTGGCTGGCCCCTGGGCTGGTCAGACGCTGGCCGATCTGGGCGCGGATGTGATCAAGGTGGAGGCTCCGCAGGGCGATGATACGCGCCAGTGGGGTCCGCCTTTTGTTGAGCGCGAGGGCGACCGGACGGCGGCCTATTTTCATTCGTGCAATCGCGGCAAAGGCTCGATCACGGTGGATTTCCGTGAGGAAAGCGATTTGGAACGGCTTAGGGCGCTGATTGCTGATGCCGACATCCTGATCGAGAATTTCAAAGTCGGGGGCTTGAAGAAATACGGGCTGGATTTTGAGAGCCTATCTGCGCTCAATCCGCGTTTGATCTATTGCTCGATCACCGGGTTCGGGCAGACGGGGCCTTATGCGCATCGCGCCGGGTATGATTATATCATTCAGGGTATGTCTGGGTTGATGTCGATTACGGGCGAACCCGATGGCCAGCCACAGCGTGTTGGCGTGGCGGTGACGGATATTTTCACCGGGGTTTATTCGGTCTCGGGCGTGTTGGCGGCGCTTTATCAGCGCGAGCGTACGGGGCGGGGGCAGCAAGTTGATATGGCGCTTTTGGATGTTGCGGTTTCGGTGACGGCCAATCAGGCGATGAATTATCTGACCACCGGCACACCGCCGGGGCGGACCGGGAATTATCATCCCAATTTGACGCCCTATCAGGTGTTTGATTGTGCGGACGGGCATATCATCATCGCAACGGGAAATGACGCGCAATATCAGCGGCTTTGCGGATTGTTGGGACTGGCTTGGATGGCGGAGGACGTGAAGTTTCTCAAGAATGCCGACCGGGTAGCGAACCGGCCTGAGATGATTGATCTGTTGATGGGCGAGACGGTGAAACGCACCAAGGCCGAGCTTTTGGCGGGGTGCGAAGCCGAGGGGATTCCCGCCGGGCCGATCAACGATATGGCCGAGGTGTTTGCCGACCCGCAAGTGCAGGCGCGCGGTATGCAGATCGAATTGGACGGCGTGCCGGGTGTGCGTGCGCCGTTTCGGTTTAGCGAGGCAGAATTGAAGCTGAAACGGGCCAGCCCGAAGTTGGGGCAGGACGACGGCTGA
- a CDS encoding DUF2783 domain-containing protein translates to MSDLNLTPNIDKPDDFYAELLAAHEPLSKEQSDAFNARLILILANHIGDRDVLRAALKAAALKG, encoded by the coding sequence ATGAGCGATCTCAACCTGACCCCGAACATCGACAAACCCGATGATTTCTATGCCGAGTTGCTGGCCGCTCACGAGCCGCTGAGCAAAGAACAGAGCGACGCGTTCAATGCCCGGCTCATTCTTATTCTGGCCAACCATATCGGCGATCGCGACGTGCTTCGCGCCGCGCTCAAGGCCGCCGCACTTAAAGGCTAA
- a CDS encoding MBL fold metallo-hydrolase: MAKAFASQGDMSEKKITFEEVGKDLYAFTAEGDPNSGVIIGDESVMIVEAQATPRLAQKVIDCVRTVTDKPISHVVLTHYHAVRVLGASAYGADQIIMGDAARAMVVERGQEDWDSEFQRFPRLFEGHESIPGLTFPTTTFSEDMTVYLGNRRVDLMHLGRAHTAGDIVIHVPDENVMFTGDIVEYHSACYCGDGHFSDWGDTLDNISSFDVDAIAPGRGDALIGPDMVNAAIENTRDFVESTYRPAARVAARGGSLKDAWDAVRAECDPKFADYAIYEHCLPFNVARAYDEARGIDTPRIWTAQRDLEMWDALQG; this comes from the coding sequence ATGGCCAAAGCATTCGCATCCCAAGGCGACATGTCCGAGAAAAAAATCACTTTCGAAGAAGTCGGCAAGGATCTCTATGCCTTCACCGCCGAAGGCGATCCCAACTCAGGCGTCATCATCGGCGATGAGTCAGTGATGATCGTCGAGGCCCAGGCAACCCCCCGTCTTGCCCAGAAAGTCATCGATTGCGTGCGCACCGTCACCGACAAGCCGATCTCTCATGTCGTGCTCACCCATTACCACGCCGTGCGCGTGCTTGGTGCTTCCGCTTATGGCGCCGATCAGATCATCATGGGCGACGCTGCCCGCGCCATGGTGGTAGAGCGTGGTCAAGAAGACTGGGATTCCGAGTTCCAACGCTTCCCGCGCCTTTTTGAAGGCCACGAGAGTATCCCGGGCCTGACCTTCCCCACCACCACCTTCAGCGAAGACATGACCGTCTATCTCGGCAACCGCCGGGTTGATCTCATGCACCTTGGCCGCGCCCATACGGCGGGCGATATCGTCATCCACGTGCCCGATGAAAACGTGATGTTTACCGGTGATATCGTTGAATATCATTCGGCCTGCTATTGCGGCGATGGGCATTTCTCCGATTGGGGCGACACGCTCGACAACATCTCCTCGTTTGATGTCGATGCCATTGCGCCGGGCCGTGGCGACGCACTTATCGGGCCCGATATGGTCAACGCCGCCATCGAAAACACCCGCGATTTCGTCGAAAGCACCTATCGCCCCGCCGCCCGCGTCGCAGCCCGTGGTGGCAGCCTCAAAGACGCCTGGGACGCCGTGCGCGCCGAATGCGATCCCAAGTTTGCCGACTACGCGATTTATGAGCATTGCCTGCCGTTCAACGTCGCGCGCGCCTATGACGAAGCACGCGGCATCGACACCCCACGCATCTGGACCGCTCAGCGCGATCTTGAAATGTGGGACGCCCTGCAAGGCTAA
- a CDS encoding pyridoxal-dependent decarboxylase — protein sequence MRWSEFPKWGKWAADWAANYHATLRDRPVRARTKPGEIAAQLPASPPDAPQPIEDIIADFESIVMPGMTHWQHPRFFAYFPSNASPAAVLADNLIAATAAQCMLWQTSPAATEMETRMMDWLRQALGLPQAFHGVIQDSASSATLAAVLTMRERALDWDGNKSGLPGQKTLRVYASAEVHTSIDRAIWISGIGAANLVRIPTQGPLRGMDPRALNDAIERDIAAGHIPAGIIACTGGTGTGACDDIAAVMDVAEAHGIFTHVDAAWAGSAMICPEYRELWTGVGRADSVVLNPHKWLGTQFDLSAHFIRSPEDLTRTLAIQPEYLKTHGADGVINYSEWSIPLGRRFRALKLWFLIRAYGLDGLREMLRNHVNWTHGLAEKLRANPDFEIITDPVLALFTFRFAPKGARDLDDLNLRLINAINDDGRIYLTQTRTQDKFVIRFTAGQFNATEVDINTAHNVILEIAASLKE from the coding sequence ATGCGCTGGAGCGAATTCCCGAAATGGGGTAAATGGGCCGCCGACTGGGCGGCAAATTATCACGCCACATTGCGCGACCGGCCCGTGCGAGCCCGGACCAAACCGGGCGAGATCGCCGCACAACTGCCCGCGTCGCCCCCCGACGCGCCCCAGCCCATCGAAGACATCATTGCCGATTTCGAATCCATCGTGATGCCCGGCATGACCCATTGGCAGCACCCGCGCTTCTTTGCCTATTTTCCCTCCAACGCCTCTCCCGCCGCCGTGCTGGCCGACAATCTGATCGCCGCCACCGCCGCGCAATGCATGCTCTGGCAGACCTCCCCGGCCGCGACCGAAATGGAAACCCGCATGATGGATTGGCTGCGTCAAGCGCTCGGCCTTCCGCAAGCCTTCCACGGCGTCATTCAAGACAGCGCCTCCTCGGCCACACTCGCCGCCGTGCTGACCATGCGCGAACGCGCGCTAGATTGGGACGGCAACAAATCCGGCCTGCCGGGTCAGAAAACCCTGCGCGTCTATGCCAGCGCCGAGGTCCACACCTCGATCGATCGCGCCATCTGGATATCCGGCATCGGTGCGGCCAACCTTGTGCGCATCCCCACCCAAGGCCCCCTGCGCGGAATGGATCCACGCGCCCTCAACGACGCTATCGAACGTGATATCGCCGCCGGGCACATCCCGGCTGGCATCATCGCCTGCACCGGCGGCACCGGCACCGGGGCTTGCGATGATATCGCCGCCGTGATGGATGTCGCCGAAGCCCATGGCATCTTTACCCATGTCGATGCTGCCTGGGCTGGCTCCGCCATGATCTGCCCCGAATATCGCGAGCTTTGGACCGGGGTCGGGCGCGCCGACAGTGTCGTACTCAATCCGCATAAATGGCTCGGCACGCAGTTTGACCTTTCGGCCCATTTCATCCGCTCGCCTGAAGATCTCACCCGCACGCTGGCGATTCAGCCCGAATACCTCAAGACCCACGGCGCAGACGGCGTCATCAATTATTCCGAATGGTCGATCCCGCTTGGCCGCCGGTTCCGCGCGCTGAAACTCTGGTTCCTGATCCGCGCCTATGGCCTCGATGGTCTGCGTGAAATGCTGCGCAACCACGTAAACTGGACGCACGGCCTCGCAGAAAAACTCCGCGCCAACCCCGATTTCGAAATCATTACCGATCCGGTTCTCGCGCTCTTTACTTTCCGCTTCGCCCCCAAAGGTGCGCGAGACCTTGATGATCTGAACCTTCGCCTGATCAATGCGATCAACGACGATGGCCGCATCTATCTCACCCAAACCCGCACGCAAGACAAATTCGTGATCCGCTTCACCGCGGGGCAATTCAACGCTACCGAAGTCGACATAAACACCGCCCACAACGTGATCCTCGAGATCGCAGCAAGCCTCAAGGAGTAA
- the fahA gene encoding fumarylacetoacetase: MSLMKSWVSSANDPKHPFPLNNLPYGVFSTDTLEPRCGVAIGDMILDMAAAEEAGLITLTDAPLFDVPFWNEVMEEGPELWAALRARLTEILAEGSVDHSEAEAMLVAQKDAEMHLPILVSEYTDFYAGKNHAVNVGTMFRGAENALPPNWLHIPIGYNGRASSVVISGTDIRRPWGQLKSPDHDLPAFLPCRRFDLELEMGAIVGQPSDGPITVDEADANIFGYVLLNDWSARDIQAWEYQPLGPFQAKATATSISPWIITTAALEPFRCDTPAREVELLPHLKDTGPMLYNIDLKVTLAPEGKAPTTIAETNYNQMYFSAPQQLAHHTTSGCPMNPGDLLGSGTISGATKSERGSLLELSWGGKEPLTLDTGETRTFLEDGDTLTLEGAAYGDGYTIGFGACTGTILPALKDPYAR, translated from the coding sequence ATGTCTCTTATGAAATCTTGGGTCTCTTCGGCCAACGATCCGAAACACCCTTTTCCGCTCAACAACCTGCCCTACGGCGTCTTTTCCACCGACACGCTTGAGCCACGCTGCGGCGTTGCCATCGGTGACATGATCCTCGACATGGCTGCCGCAGAAGAGGCCGGGCTGATCACCCTCACCGACGCGCCGCTGTTTGACGTGCCGTTCTGGAACGAGGTGATGGAAGAAGGCCCCGAACTCTGGGCCGCCCTGCGCGCGCGTCTCACCGAAATTCTGGCCGAAGGCTCCGTCGATCACTCCGAGGCTGAAGCCATGCTCGTGGCACAGAAAGACGCCGAGATGCACCTGCCCATTCTGGTCTCGGAATATACCGATTTCTACGCTGGCAAGAACCACGCCGTAAACGTCGGCACAATGTTTCGCGGCGCCGAAAATGCACTGCCGCCCAACTGGTTGCACATCCCCATCGGCTACAATGGCCGCGCCTCTTCGGTGGTGATCTCCGGCACCGATATTCGCCGCCCCTGGGGTCAGCTCAAATCACCCGATCACGATCTGCCTGCCTTCCTGCCCTGCCGTCGCTTCGATCTCGAACTTGAAATGGGCGCCATCGTCGGCCAGCCCTCGGATGGTCCGATCACGGTGGATGAGGCCGACGCCAACATCTTCGGCTACGTGTTGCTCAACGACTGGTCCGCGCGCGACATCCAGGCCTGGGAATACCAACCGCTCGGCCCGTTTCAGGCCAAGGCAACCGCTACCTCGATCAGCCCATGGATCATCACTACGGCAGCACTTGAGCCGTTCCGCTGTGACACCCCCGCGCGCGAAGTCGAATTGCTGCCTCATCTCAAAGATACCGGCCCAATGCTCTACAACATCGACCTCAAGGTGACACTCGCGCCAGAAGGCAAAGCGCCCACTACCATCGCCGAGACCAACTACAATCAGATGTATTTCTCCGCGCCGCAACAACTCGCACATCACACCACCTCAGGCTGTCCGATGAACCCCGGCGATCTCCTCGGCTCCGGCACCATCTCGGGCGCCACCAAATCCGAACGCGGCTCGCTTCTCGAGCTTAGCTGGGGCGGCAAAGAACCCCTCACGCTCGACACCGGCGAGACCCGCACCTTCCTTGAAGATGGCGATACGCTCACACTCGAAGGCGCGGCCTATGGCGACGGCTACACCATCGGTTTTGGCGCCTGCACCGGCACGATCCTGCCCGCGCTGAAAGACCCTTACGCACGCTAA
- a CDS encoding DciA family protein — protein sequence MAPRAGMKAKGRGKGFARASVLLSGQIRKAGETRGFAVTRLLTHWVEIVGEETSAMSRPVEISYGRGGFGATLTLLTTGANAPLLEMQKEKLRERVNTVYGYNAISRVRITQTHATGFAEGQANFEHRAPKNSEKAPDPVIKRRVADVAAPVGDDGLRAALEALGQNVLSRSKRQKGPIE from the coding sequence ATGGCGCCGCGCGCGGGTATGAAAGCGAAAGGCAGGGGCAAGGGGTTTGCCCGTGCGTCTGTCTTGCTGAGCGGACAGATCCGCAAGGCCGGGGAGACGCGGGGTTTTGCCGTGACCCGGCTTTTGACCCATTGGGTTGAAATCGTGGGCGAAGAAACGTCAGCGATGTCGCGCCCTGTCGAGATTTCCTATGGGCGTGGTGGCTTTGGTGCGACCTTGACGCTGCTGACCACGGGGGCCAATGCGCCGCTTTTGGAAATGCAAAAGGAAAAACTGCGCGAGCGGGTCAATACGGTCTATGGCTATAACGCCATCTCAAGGGTGAGGATCACCCAGACCCACGCCACGGGCTTTGCCGAGGGCCAAGCCAACTTTGAGCATCGCGCGCCCAAAAACTCCGAAAAAGCACCTGATCCGGTTATAAAACGCCGCGTGGCGGATGTCGCGGCACCTGTGGGTGACGACGGCTTGCGCGCGGCGCTTGAAGCTTTGGGTCAAAACGTTCTATCCAGATCGAAACGCCAGAAAGGGCCTATTGAATGA
- a CDS encoding FAD-dependent oxidoreductase has protein sequence MNKIFEIPLYAYERSPDQDATSPVRHPVVIIGAGPVGLAAAIDLAQHNVPVVILDDNDKVSFGSRAVCYAKRPLEILDRLGCGREMVDKGVEWNLGKVFFDERQVYDFNLLAEDGHEFPAFINLQQYYFEEYLVNRLRELQAQGAEIDIRGKNKVEAIGNHVDHARIEVETPEGPYMLEADWLIACDGANSPTRRMLGHDFVGRVFEDNFLIADVIMEAKFPTERWFWFDPPFNRGQSALLHKQPDNVWRIDFQLGWDIDKEEELKPENIDKRLRAMLGDDIEYELEWSSIYTFQCRRMEHFRHGRVLFAGDSAHQVSPFGARGANSGLQDTDNLVWKLKLVMDGKAPEALLDSYDFERVYGADENILNSTRSTDFITPKSEMSRLLRDAVLDLSEHHEFARPLVNSGRLSLPCTYDGSPLNSADALEGAPKRTRPGSPCPDVPLKDGYLLKQLAGRFTLLTIDADAPDDFEEDGIAVTRLALSSTDDTTMALKARYLGDAPSGVYLIRPDQHVAARRDTWNENLFRAALRRATGKEQLQ, from the coding sequence ATGAATAAAATCTTCGAAATCCCGCTCTACGCCTACGAGCGTTCGCCAGATCAGGACGCAACCAGCCCCGTGCGCCATCCCGTCGTGATCATCGGCGCGGGCCCTGTCGGCCTCGCGGCGGCCATTGATCTCGCGCAACACAACGTGCCCGTCGTCATTCTCGATGACAACGACAAGGTCAGCTTCGGCTCGCGCGCCGTCTGCTATGCCAAGCGCCCGCTGGAAATTCTCGATCGTTTGGGGTGCGGTCGCGAAATGGTCGACAAAGGCGTTGAATGGAACCTCGGCAAGGTCTTCTTTGACGAACGCCAGGTCTATGATTTCAACCTGCTGGCAGAAGACGGCCATGAATTCCCCGCCTTTATCAATCTGCAACAATATTACTTCGAAGAATACCTGGTGAACCGCCTGCGCGAGCTGCAAGCGCAGGGTGCCGAGATCGACATTCGCGGCAAGAACAAGGTCGAGGCAATCGGCAATCACGTCGATCACGCCCGCATCGAAGTCGAAACCCCCGAAGGCCCTTATATGCTTGAGGCCGATTGGCTGATCGCTTGTGATGGTGCCAATTCCCCCACCCGCCGCATGTTGGGGCATGATTTCGTCGGTCGCGTATTTGAAGACAACTTCCTCATCGCCGACGTGATCATGGAGGCCAAATTCCCGACCGAGCGTTGGTTCTGGTTCGACCCACCGTTCAATCGCGGTCAATCGGCCCTCTTGCATAAACAGCCCGACAACGTGTGGCGGATCGACTTTCAACTCGGCTGGGACATCGACAAGGAAGAAGAGCTCAAGCCCGAAAACATCGACAAACGCCTGCGTGCCATGCTGGGCGACGACATCGAATATGAACTCGAATGGTCCTCGATCTATACCTTCCAATGCCGCCGGATGGAGCATTTCCGCCATGGTCGCGTGCTCTTTGCCGGCGATTCTGCGCATCAGGTCTCACCATTTGGCGCGCGCGGTGCAAATTCCGGCCTGCAAGACACTGACAATCTGGTCTGGAAACTGAAACTCGTGATGGATGGCAAGGCCCCCGAGGCATTGCTCGACAGCTATGATTTCGAGCGGGTTTACGGCGCGGATGAGAACATCCTCAATTCCACCCGCTCAACCGATTTCATCACCCCCAAATCCGAGATGAGCCGCCTCTTGCGCGACGCCGTGCTCGACCTTTCCGAACATCACGAATTTGCCCGCCCTCTGGTCAACTCTGGGCGTCTTTCCCTGCCTTGCACCTATGACGGCTCACCGCTCAATTCGGCCGATGCCCTGGAAGGTGCACCCAAGCGCACCCGCCCCGGTTCGCCCTGCCCCGATGTGCCGCTGAAGGACGGCTATCTGCTGAAGCAACTGGCGGGCCGCTTCACCCTGCTGACCATCGACGCCGACGCGCCCGATGATTTCGAGGAAGACGGCATCGCGGTCACCCGGCTGGCGCTCTCCTCCACGGATGACACAACCATGGCACTCAAGGCCCGTTATCTCGGCGATGCGCCTTCAGGCGTCTATCTCATCCGCCCGGATCAGCACGTGGCCGCGCGCCGCGATACATGGAACGAAAACCTCTTCCGCGCTGCCCTACGCCGCGCCACGGGCAAGGAGCAACTGCAATGA
- a CDS encoding cation:proton antiporter, which produces MTDFLLLAFVFLVAGVVSVPIASRLGLGSVLGYLIAGIVISPLLVLLNVDIVSIQHFAEFGVVMMLFLVGLELEPKLLWDMRMRLLGLGGGQVGLTTLAVMAIAMALGQPWSVALAIGLVFALSSTAIVLQTLNEKGLMKSDGGQSSFSVLLTQDIAVIPMLAFIPLLALPELMHSATAVADHAAAAATEGDHGPGLSLVDGLNGWQTALVTLGAIAAVVIGGSFLTSPIFRFISAANLRELFTAAALMIVIGIALLMSLVGLSPALGTFLAGVVLANSAYRHELESDIDPFKGLLLGLFFMTVGAGINFTLLGEHLLLIVGLTLGLMALKTFVLLILAYVFKLRGTDKWLFALGLAQAGEFGFVLLSFTVANGVIPPDLADRLLLVVALSMLLTPALFILYDRVLVPRYSVETTREADDMPEGSKILIAGAGRVGGLFDRIMRVAGIATTVIDFNSRRLDAMAAFGVKHYYGDATRPDLLHAAGIGEAAIFVIAIDDREKITELAHYVTSNYPKVHVIARAMDRDHVYDLWQAGCRDIIRETYDSTLRMSRSAFEALGIDPTTAERMVDAFNETDRRAMIAVADVHKPGVPPHENEEYVARVRELLVPWEAELAETIAEIRATSKQADA; this is translated from the coding sequence ATGACCGATTTCCTCCTCCTCGCCTTCGTCTTTCTCGTCGCCGGGGTAGTGTCGGTTCCCATCGCTTCGCGCCTCGGGCTGGGCTCGGTGCTGGGCTATCTCATCGCCGGAATCGTAATCTCGCCGCTTCTCGTGCTGCTCAATGTCGATATCGTTTCGATTCAGCATTTCGCCGAATTCGGCGTGGTGATGATGCTGTTTCTCGTCGGCCTCGAACTCGAACCGAAACTGCTCTGGGACATGCGAATGCGCCTTCTGGGTCTGGGTGGAGGTCAGGTCGGCCTGACCACGCTCGCCGTCATGGCCATCGCCATGGCACTGGGCCAGCCCTGGTCGGTCGCACTTGCCATCGGTCTTGTCTTTGCGCTCTCCTCCACCGCTATCGTGCTGCAAACCCTTAATGAAAAAGGGTTGATGAAATCCGACGGTGGACAATCCAGCTTTTCGGTCCTGCTGACCCAGGACATCGCCGTCATTCCCATGCTCGCTTTCATCCCGCTTCTGGCCCTGCCCGAGCTGATGCACAGCGCGACGGCCGTAGCAGATCACGCCGCCGCAGCGGCTACTGAGGGCGATCACGGCCCGGGTCTCAGCCTCGTTGATGGCCTCAACGGTTGGCAGACCGCTCTCGTTACGCTCGGGGCCATCGCCGCCGTGGTCATCGGCGGCTCGTTTCTCACCTCGCCAATTTTCCGCTTTATCTCAGCCGCTAACCTGCGCGAGCTCTTCACCGCCGCTGCCCTGATGATCGTCATCGGCATTGCCCTGTTGATGAGCCTCGTTGGCCTCTCTCCCGCGCTTGGCACGTTCCTTGCGGGCGTGGTTCTGGCCAACTCGGCCTACCGTCACGAACTTGAAAGCGATATCGACCCATTCAAAGGCCTGTTGCTCGGCCTCTTTTTCATGACCGTGGGCGCTGGCATCAACTTCACGCTTCTTGGCGAACACCTCCTGCTGATCGTCGGCCTGACCCTCGGACTTATGGCACTCAAAACCTTTGTCCTTTTGATCCTCGCCTATGTGTTCAAGCTGCGTGGCACCGACAAATGGCTCTTTGCCCTCGGCCTCGCACAGGCCGGGGAATTCGGCTTTGTGCTGCTCTCCTTCACCGTCGCCAATGGCGTCATCCCTCCCGATCTGGCCGACCGCCTGCTCTTGGTGGTGGCACTTTCGATGTTGCTCACGCCCGCACTTTTCATCCTCTATGATCGCGTTCTCGTCCCGCGCTACAGCGTTGAAACCACCCGAGAAGCCGACGATATGCCCGAAGGCTCCAAGATCCTTATCGCCGGAGCGGGCCGTGTTGGAGGGTTGTTTGACCGGATCATGCGCGTCGCAGGCATCGCCACCACCGTGATTGATTTCAACTCCCGCCGCCTCGACGCCATGGCCGCCTTTGGGGTGAAGCATTATTACGGCGACGCCACCCGCCCCGATCTGCTGCACGCCGCAGGCATTGGCGAGGCCGCCATTTTCGTCATCGCCATTGATGACCGTGAAAAGATCACCGAACTGGCCCACTACGTCACTTCAAACTATCCCAAGGTGCATGTCATCGCCCGCGCGATGGACCGCGATCATGTCTATGATCTCTGGCAGGCAGGCTGTCGCGACATCATTCGCGAGACTTATGACAGCACACTCAGAATGAGCCGCTCAGCATTTGAAGCCTTGGGGATCGACCCCACCACCGCCGAGCGCATGGTTGATGCCTTCAACGAAACTGACCGTCGTGCAATGATTGCCGTGGCCGACGTCCACAAACCCGGTGTTCCGCCACATGAAAACGAAGAATACGTGGCCCGCGTGCGCGAACTCCTCGTCCCGTGGGAAGCTGAACTGGCCGAGACGATAGCCGAGATCCGCGCCACCTCAAAGCAGGCCGACGCATAA
- a CDS encoding DsbA family protein, translating into MIMKHLTLPAVALIVLASGAAVVLGTGKSVAESHAASDTAAASQNGDTMEKAAEAGEIVEMVMGAEDAPVTVIEYASFTCPHCANFHMNQGKQLKSEYIDTGKVRFIYRDVYFDRVGLWAAMLARCESDRFFGITDMLYSKQSEWLASSDPVVLAGSLRKMGKIAGLSEERVDACMQDADKAKALVDWFETNAEADNIEATPTVLVDGVKLDGNSWNAIKEAIDAKLEG; encoded by the coding sequence ATGATCATGAAACACCTTACATTGCCTGCCGTCGCGCTGATCGTCCTTGCCAGTGGGGCCGCGGTTGTCCTCGGCACGGGGAAAAGTGTGGCTGAGAGCCATGCTGCTTCGGATACCGCTGCGGCGTCACAAAATGGTGACACGATGGAAAAAGCGGCGGAAGCTGGCGAGATTGTCGAGATGGTCATGGGAGCCGAGGATGCGCCCGTGACGGTGATCGAATATGCGTCGTTCACCTGTCCGCATTGCGCCAATTTTCACATGAATCAGGGTAAACAGCTGAAGTCGGAATATATCGACACCGGCAAGGTGCGCTTTATCTACCGCGATGTCTATTTTGATCGGGTCGGGCTCTGGGCGGCAATGCTGGCGCGTTGTGAAAGTGACCGCTTCTTTGGCATTACCGATATGCTCTACTCCAAGCAGTCTGAATGGCTGGCGTCGAGCGATCCCGTGGTTTTGGCGGGCAGTCTGCGCAAGATGGGCAAGATTGCGGGCCTGAGCGAAGAGCGGGTTGATGCCTGCATGCAGGATGCTGACAAGGCCAAGGCTCTGGTTGATTGGTTTGAGACGAACGCCGAGGCTGACAATATCGAGGCTACGCCGACCGTGCTTGTGGATGGTGTCAAGCTTGACGGGAATTCATGGAACGCCATCAAGGAAGCGATCGACGCGAAGCTGGAGGGCTGA